The Sorangiineae bacterium MSr11367 genome window below encodes:
- a CDS encoding TonB-dependent receptor — translation MRLRAFRPNLALSVAAMAATIVVVAPAQAQQGAAVLTGKVVDAASKKGVVDVVVTVTSPALQGEQIVTTDKTGTYRIPSLAPGVYTLHLDKEGFRAYQRDQIQLRADATIRLDADLLPEGLKAEEVVIVAHAPTVDVGSTAGGANLNNDFTSRIPITNPGARGGAQRSFESIAEAAPGASADLYGTSINGTTSPENSYVIDGLRSNSSKYGTNGSPLSVEFVKEVNVLTSGYMPEYGRSTGGILNVVTKSGSNEYHGSVWANWTPGALEGGRKYPYFQGTAIQTRRKLGNIWDVGFDQSGPIMKDKLWYYVGFGVSRGEYKLERTIEQSFYDADGNRTGTAYIPGTLQEFKAVSTSYQLFGKLDYRINQDNKLALTFAGTPTMSGGGGDFAVNPQTGTVESSIASEYNLSGTYGAMASSRRSGAYDTILKWTSEFDNKSKNLETTIGWHHELGGTLPADGFNVGSGLGLAAQPGVTFRQNSPFFHGLNQFENVPGCTGGGFGASSTRSNCPVTQYNSGSYGFIDQQVLDSLAAKSILTILANGLGHHVIKGGVEFEWASSWSSRGYTGSRTLRESTLGTNFTSNRGYAYLTQPDQAVTVDRLVTRSNNINIGGFIQDSWQIMDKVTLNAGFRFDNQFLYGTDGKLFMAFPGMFSPRIGVIFDPTQNGRSKLFASYSKFYQSVPLNIGDRGTGESQLNYNVRNNACNPLDAQQASVGVGCRNPRSYNAVGGAFGGNVPDRRYLPAGAGKTLIDPDLSPQSMSEFSAGGEYEVIKNGRFGMSYVRRWMNNIVEDMSNDEGATYFVGNPGKGIAKGFPEAERNYDAGTVYFMKTFADQWLAQVSYTLSWLRGNIAGLYKPESGQLDPNSNSSFDLRSLLANQTGDLPGDSRHQIKVYGAKDINVNKQSQLQIGASFSAKSGGPTNVLGSHLLYGADEVYILPRGSGDRLPWNANVGTHLGYNWRFENGMSLGFTMDIFNLLNFQGELFRSERYTASEVAPIPGGTKADLPSKVTSPTGTPIEASEVNPNFGNATRYQEPRQFRFGIRGSF, via the coding sequence ATGAGACTGCGAGCTTTTCGACCCAATTTGGCTCTTTCCGTCGCCGCGATGGCCGCGACAATCGTCGTGGTCGCGCCTGCGCAAGCGCAGCAGGGTGCGGCGGTACTTACCGGCAAGGTCGTTGATGCTGCTTCGAAGAAAGGAGTCGTGGATGTCGTCGTCACTGTGACGTCGCCCGCGCTCCAGGGCGAGCAGATCGTCACCACCGACAAGACTGGAACTTACCGGATTCCGTCTCTCGCGCCAGGTGTTTACACCTTACATCTCGATAAAGAAGGCTTCCGCGCCTATCAGCGCGATCAGATCCAGCTTCGTGCAGACGCAACCATTCGTCTCGATGCCGATCTGCTGCCGGAAGGCTTGAAGGCCGAAGAGGTGGTCATCGTCGCTCACGCACCGACGGTCGACGTCGGTTCGACGGCAGGTGGCGCGAACCTCAATAACGACTTCACCTCGCGTATCCCGATTACGAACCCCGGTGCACGCGGCGGTGCGCAGCGCAGCTTCGAGTCCATTGCCGAAGCCGCCCCCGGCGCGAGCGCGGACCTTTACGGTACGTCGATCAACGGAACGACGTCACCGGAGAACTCGTACGTCATCGACGGTCTGCGTTCGAACAGCTCCAAGTACGGAACCAACGGTTCGCCGCTGTCGGTCGAATTCGTGAAAGAGGTCAACGTCCTCACCAGCGGCTACATGCCGGAGTACGGGCGTTCGACGGGCGGTATCCTCAACGTCGTCACCAAGTCGGGTTCGAACGAGTACCACGGCAGCGTGTGGGCGAATTGGACGCCCGGCGCGCTCGAGGGCGGACGCAAGTATCCCTACTTCCAGGGCACGGCCATTCAGACGCGCCGCAAGCTCGGCAACATCTGGGACGTGGGTTTCGATCAGAGCGGTCCGATCATGAAGGACAAGCTTTGGTACTACGTCGGCTTCGGTGTTTCCCGTGGTGAGTACAAGCTCGAGCGCACCATCGAGCAAAGCTTCTACGACGCGGACGGCAACCGCACCGGCACGGCGTACATTCCCGGTACGCTCCAAGAGTTCAAGGCGGTATCGACGTCGTATCAGCTTTTCGGAAAACTCGATTACCGCATCAATCAGGACAACAAACTGGCATTGACGTTTGCCGGGACGCCGACGATGTCCGGCGGCGGCGGCGATTTCGCGGTCAATCCCCAGACGGGCACGGTCGAGAGCAGCATCGCCTCCGAATACAATCTATCCGGTACCTACGGCGCCATGGCGAGCAGCCGTCGCTCGGGTGCGTACGATACGATTCTGAAGTGGACGTCCGAGTTCGACAACAAGTCGAAGAACCTCGAGACGACCATCGGCTGGCACCACGAGCTCGGTGGCACCCTGCCTGCCGACGGATTCAACGTGGGAAGTGGCCTCGGACTCGCCGCGCAGCCGGGCGTCACGTTCCGGCAAAATAGCCCGTTCTTCCACGGGCTCAATCAATTCGAGAACGTGCCCGGGTGCACGGGCGGCGGTTTCGGGGCTAGCTCCACGCGTTCGAATTGCCCGGTGACCCAGTACAACAGCGGCAGCTACGGCTTCATCGACCAGCAGGTGCTCGACAGCTTGGCGGCGAAGAGCATTTTGACCATCCTCGCCAACGGCCTCGGTCACCACGTCATCAAGGGAGGCGTCGAGTTCGAGTGGGCGTCGTCCTGGAGCAGCCGCGGCTACACCGGCTCGCGTACGTTGCGTGAGTCCACCCTTGGAACGAACTTCACGTCGAATCGCGGTTACGCCTACCTGACGCAGCCCGATCAGGCCGTGACCGTCGATAGGCTCGTCACGCGGTCGAACAACATCAATATCGGTGGGTTTATCCAGGATAGCTGGCAGATCATGGATAAGGTCACGTTGAACGCGGGCTTCCGCTTCGACAACCAGTTCCTGTACGGCACCGACGGAAAGCTCTTCATGGCTTTCCCGGGCATGTTCTCGCCGCGCATTGGTGTCATCTTCGATCCGACGCAGAACGGCCGCTCCAAGCTGTTTGCGAGCTACTCGAAGTTCTACCAGAGCGTGCCGCTCAACATCGGCGACCGCGGAACGGGTGAATCGCAGCTGAATTACAACGTGCGAAATAACGCGTGCAATCCGCTCGACGCGCAGCAAGCGAGCGTGGGTGTCGGTTGCCGCAACCCGCGATCGTACAATGCCGTCGGCGGTGCATTCGGCGGCAATGTCCCCGATCGCAGGTACCTCCCGGCCGGTGCCGGCAAGACGCTCATCGATCCCGATCTCAGCCCGCAGTCGATGAGCGAATTCAGCGCCGGCGGTGAGTACGAGGTCATCAAGAACGGCCGCTTCGGTATGTCGTACGTGCGCCGCTGGATGAACAACATCGTCGAGGACATGAGCAACGACGAGGGCGCAACGTACTTCGTCGGAAACCCCGGGAAGGGCATTGCCAAAGGCTTCCCCGAGGCCGAGCGTAACTACGACGCCGGCACCGTCTACTTCATGAAGACGTTTGCCGATCAGTGGCTCGCCCAAGTCAGCTACACGCTCTCCTGGCTGCGCGGCAACATCGCGGGTCTGTACAAGCCCGAGAGCGGCCAGCTCGATCCGAACTCCAACTCGTCGTTCGACTTGCGCTCCCTGCTCGCCAACCAGACGGGTGACCTGCCCGGCGACAGCCGCCACCAGATCAAGGTCTACGGAGCGAAAGACATCAACGTCAACAAGCAGTCGCAGCTCCAGATCGGTGCGTCGTTCTCCGCGAAGTCCGGCGGTCCGACCAACGTTCTTGGCTCGCACCTTCTGTACGGCGCGGACGAAGTCTACATCCTGCCGCGTGGATCCGGCGATCGCCTTCCCTGGAACGCCAACGTGGGTACCCACCTCGGGTACAACTGGCGCTTCGAGAACGGGATGTCGCTCGGGTTCACGATGGACATCTTCAACTTGCTCAACTTCCAGGGTGAGCTGTTCCGGAGCGAGCGTTACACCGCCTCCGAGGTTGCTCCGATTCCGGGCGGTACCAAGGCGGATCTTCCCAGCAAGGTCACGTCGCCGACGGGCACGCCGATCGAAGCCTCGGAAGTGAATCCGAACTTCGGAAACGCGACCCGTTACCAAGAGCCCCGTCAGTTCCGTTTTGGTATTCGAGGCAGCTTTTGA
- a CDS encoding TonB-dependent receptor, translating to MRSRSAIRILGAIHARTRIPRWVLSVGAFSAAAAPILYEAPAYAQQGAAVLTGKVVDASTKKGVKDAVVTVTSPALQGEQIVTTDNTGTYRIPSLPPGVYTLNLDKEGFRAYQRADIQLRADATIRLDADLLPEGLKAEEVVIVAHSPTVDIGSTTSGANINSDFTSRIPVTNPGARGGAQRSFESVAEATPGASADLYGTSINGTTSPENSYVIDGLRTNSSKYGVNGSPLSIEFVKEVNVLSGGYMPEYGRSTGGILNVVTKSGSNEYHGSVWANWTPGSLEGARKYPFFSGTSIQTRRSLGDVYDVGFDQSGPIIKDKLWYYVGFGISRAVYNLDRSYFQYTPDATTGTPTNPVEIPGTTQRFKATSTSYQLFAKLDYAINQNNKLALSFAATPTFSGGGGDYSVDPQTGHVEGAVTELNLAGEYGALAHTRNSGAYDTILKWTSQFDNKSKTVETTVGWHHENGGSLPGDGFGVGSGYGYGSLTGISYTRSPSLHGLEDFGSAPASCTRVPFGTGTRPTCPLQTYRAGGPGFIDDQVLDSYSAKSVLTILAQAAGHHVIKAGAEFELSSSWNSRAQSGGRFLQESSSGNSFSITSGYGYLQGPDNPVLLDRLVTRSNSVNIGGFIQDSWSIMDKITLNVGLRYDNQFMFGTDGKLFMSFPNQLSPRVGLIFDPTQNGRSKLYASYARFYESMPLNILDRGTGESSVLGAINGRAGGCNPRDTSQANTGVCRTPINNGATGQGIPDRQYSPYAGGKTVIDPDLSPQSMSEFSAGGEYEVIKNGRFGFGYVRRWMNNIVEDMSNDEGATFFIGNPGKGIASGFPEAKRNYDAGTFYFMKNFADQWLAQVSYTLSWLRGNIAGLYKSETGQLDPNSNSTFDLKSLLVNQNGDLPGDHRHSFKVYVAKDVTITKQSTAQLGASFNAQSGGPTNYLGAHNLYGADEVYILPRGSGERLPWNANVGTHVGYGWKFENGMSLGVTMDIFNLLNFQGALSTDQRYTRSRVSPIEGGSTADLSKLQAAPGFPAYSSDQKNPNFGNPNLYQEPRQFRFGIRGSF from the coding sequence CGATCAGCCATCAGGATACTCGGAGCCATTCATGCCCGTACGCGCATCCCGCGTTGGGTTCTTTCCGTCGGAGCATTCTCGGCTGCGGCCGCGCCCATCTTGTATGAGGCGCCCGCGTATGCCCAGCAAGGCGCGGCGGTTCTTACCGGAAAGGTCGTCGATGCTTCGACGAAGAAAGGGGTCAAGGACGCGGTCGTCACCGTGACGTCTCCCGCCCTCCAGGGCGAGCAGATCGTCACGACGGACAACACCGGCACCTACCGCATCCCGTCGCTGCCGCCGGGCGTGTACACGCTGAACCTCGACAAAGAGGGATTCCGCGCATACCAGCGCGCCGACATTCAGCTTCGTGCGGACGCGACCATCCGTCTCGACGCGGACCTGCTCCCCGAAGGCCTGAAGGCCGAAGAGGTGGTCATCGTCGCGCATTCGCCCACCGTCGACATCGGCTCGACGACCAGCGGTGCCAACATCAACAGCGACTTCACCTCCCGCATCCCGGTCACCAACCCGGGCGCACGCGGCGGTGCGCAGCGCAGCTTCGAGTCCGTGGCCGAGGCCACGCCGGGCGCGAGTGCCGACCTTTACGGCACGTCGATCAACGGAACGACCTCGCCCGAGAACTCGTACGTCATCGACGGCTTGCGCACGAACAGCTCCAAGTACGGCGTCAACGGTTCTCCGTTGTCCATCGAGTTCGTCAAAGAGGTGAACGTGCTCTCCGGCGGCTACATGCCGGAGTACGGCCGCTCCACGGGCGGTATCCTCAACGTCGTCACCAAGTCGGGCTCCAACGAGTACCACGGCTCTGTCTGGGCGAACTGGACGCCGGGCTCGCTCGAGGGCGCGCGCAAGTATCCCTTCTTCTCGGGTACCTCGATCCAGACGCGCCGCTCGCTGGGCGACGTCTACGACGTGGGCTTCGACCAGAGCGGTCCGATCATCAAGGACAAGCTTTGGTACTACGTGGGATTCGGTATCTCGCGCGCGGTCTACAACTTGGATCGTAGCTATTTCCAGTACACCCCCGACGCGACGACGGGCACGCCCACCAATCCGGTAGAGATCCCGGGCACGACGCAACGATTCAAGGCGACGTCGACCTCGTACCAGCTTTTTGCCAAGCTCGATTACGCCATCAATCAGAACAACAAATTGGCCCTCAGCTTTGCGGCCACGCCGACGTTCTCGGGCGGCGGAGGGGACTACTCGGTCGATCCGCAGACGGGGCACGTCGAGGGTGCGGTCACCGAATTGAACCTCGCGGGTGAATACGGTGCCCTTGCGCATACCCGCAATTCCGGAGCGTACGACACCATTTTGAAGTGGACGTCGCAGTTCGACAACAAGTCGAAGACTGTGGAGACCACGGTGGGCTGGCACCACGAAAACGGTGGAAGCCTCCCCGGTGACGGATTCGGGGTCGGCAGCGGCTACGGGTACGGCTCGCTCACGGGCATCTCGTACACGCGAAGCCCCTCGCTGCACGGTTTGGAGGACTTCGGAAGCGCGCCGGCCAGCTGCACGCGCGTACCGTTTGGAACGGGAACGCGTCCCACGTGCCCGTTGCAGACGTACCGCGCCGGCGGTCCCGGCTTCATCGACGATCAGGTGCTCGATTCGTATTCGGCCAAGAGCGTGCTCACGATTTTGGCGCAGGCGGCCGGTCACCACGTCATCAAGGCCGGTGCGGAGTTCGAGCTCTCCTCGTCATGGAATAGCCGTGCCCAATCGGGCGGCCGCTTCCTGCAAGAGTCGTCGAGCGGCAATTCGTTCAGCATCACCTCGGGGTACGGTTATCTGCAGGGGCCGGACAATCCGGTGCTCCTCGATCGATTGGTTACCCGCTCGAACTCGGTCAACATCGGCGGGTTCATCCAAGATAGCTGGTCGATCATGGACAAGATCACACTCAACGTGGGTCTTCGTTACGACAACCAGTTCATGTTCGGCACCGACGGGAAGCTGTTCATGTCCTTCCCGAACCAGCTTTCGCCGCGTGTCGGTTTGATCTTCGACCCGACGCAGAACGGCCGCTCGAAGCTCTACGCGAGCTACGCGCGGTTCTACGAAAGCATGCCGCTGAACATCCTGGACCGCGGAACCGGTGAGTCGTCGGTTCTCGGGGCCATCAACGGCAGGGCGGGAGGGTGCAATCCGCGCGATACGTCTCAGGCCAACACCGGAGTGTGCCGCACGCCGATCAACAATGGCGCCACGGGGCAGGGGATTCCCGATCGGCAATACTCCCCGTATGCCGGTGGCAAGACGGTCATCGATCCGGATCTCAGCCCGCAGTCGATGAGCGAGTTCTCGGCCGGTGGCGAGTACGAAGTCATCAAGAACGGTCGCTTCGGGTTCGGGTACGTGCGGCGATGGATGAACAACATCGTCGAGGACATGAGCAACGACGAGGGCGCGACCTTCTTCATCGGCAACCCCGGCAAGGGCATCGCCAGCGGCTTCCCCGAGGCCAAGCGCAACTACGACGCCGGCACGTTCTACTTCATGAAGAACTTCGCCGATCAGTGGCTCGCGCAAGTGAGCTACACGCTCTCGTGGCTGCGCGGAAACATCGCCGGTCTGTACAAGTCGGAGACGGGGCAGCTCGATCCGAACTCCAACTCGACGTTCGACCTCAAGTCGCTGCTCGTCAACCAGAACGGCGACCTGCCGGGTGACCACCGCCACTCGTTCAAGGTCTACGTGGCGAAGGACGTCACCATCACCAAGCAGTCGACGGCGCAACTCGGCGCATCGTTCAACGCACAGTCGGGTGGCCCCACCAACTACTTGGGTGCGCACAACCTCTACGGTGCGGACGAGGTTTACATCCTGCCGCGAGGGAGCGGAGAGCGCCTGCCGTGGAACGCGAACGTCGGCACCCACGTCGGGTACGGATGGAAGTTCGAAAATGGCATGTCGCTCGGCGTGACCATGGACATCTTCAACCTGCTCAACTTCCAAGGCGCCCTGAGCACCGATCAGCGTTACACGCGCAGCCGCGTTTCGCCGATTGAAGGCGGCAGCACCGCGGACCTGAGCAAACTGCAGGCTGCGCCTGGTTTCCCCGCGTACAGCTCGGACCAGAAGAATCCCAACTTCGGGAATCCGAATCTGTATCAGGAGCCCCGCCAATTCCGGTTTGGGATTCGCGGTAGCTTCTAG